From one Solanum stenotomum isolate F172 chromosome 12, ASM1918654v1, whole genome shotgun sequence genomic stretch:
- the LOC125847366 gene encoding replication protein A 70 kDa DNA-binding subunit D-like: MAYSLLSDLDTTRDDWLVKVRVCRMWEFKNYKRSKEMISLDMILIDEKGTLVHAVIWKNQVNRFRANLAEGSVIIIRNFKDDTVNIPKNGFQFIRPNIVRSRVNNNTYLSGDLESVGSKWKKRDLHILTDPEDRSAKDKITLWEDYGEGFYPYLFPPESGPYIVIVTATTVKEFRGEITFSTTAATKTYVNLQMDHITSLIQKFAIEPVHIQTIESGNGSNIPIAEAMFQSWMTITELLDSDWSYDIEECFVTLRAQISQIDTYFGWHYISYNLCNKKIEPKDGVYTCNKCGKECDFPLVRYKIHIKVKDNGGKTTLVLFNGVAEKLLDTLASKLVNQISKGDTHVPSLIESLCGKDFVFKLKLTNFNLKKGLENYIVTQVFVPDEELELQHRINKEKKKKLKMEAMQNSHVQKSGGSHTNSEEHPDDGEGTSNSNTRVYARRLIKKRKHLIHLDGESDGDT; this comes from the exons ATGGCCTATTCACTTCTTTCAGATTTGGATACTACAAGGGATGACTGGTTGGTTAAGGTACGAGTTTGCCGGATGTGGGAATTTAAAAACTACAAGAGAAGCAAAGAGATGATAAGTCTAGACATGATACTTATTGACGAAAAG GGAACTTTGGTACATGCGGTAATCTGGAAGAATCAAGTCAACCGGTTTCGTGCTAATTTAGCCGAAGGCTCTGTGATCATTATCAGGAACTTTAAG GATGATACTGTTAATATCCCTAAAAATGGCTTCCAGTTTATTCGGCCAAACATTGTTCGCTCAAGGGTCAATAACAACACCTACCTATCAG GTGATCTAGAGAGTGTTGGTTCAAAGTGGAAAAAACGAGACCTTCACATTCTTACTGATCC CGAGGATAGGTCTGCCAAAGACAAAATAACCCTTTGGGAGGATTACGGTGAAGGATTTTACCCATACTTATTCCCCCCTGAATCCGGTCCATACATTGTCATTGTTACGGCAACAACAGTGAAGGAATTCAGAG GTGAAATTACTTTTTCCACCACAGCAGCAACCAAAACGTATGTGAATCTTCAAATGGACCACATCACCTCATTGATTCAAAAGTTTGCAATCGAACCCGTTCACATACAAACAATTGAGAGTGGTAATGGAAGTAACATACCTATTGCGGAGGCAATGTTCCAGAGCTGGATGACTATTACTGAGTTGTTGGATTCGGACTGGAGTTATGACATAGAG GAATGTTTTGTTACATTGCGTGCTCAGATCAGTCAAATAGATACCTACTTTGGTTGGCACTACATATCGTACAACTTAtgcaacaaaaaaatagaacCTAAAGATGGCGTCTACACCTGCAATAAGTGCGGAAAAGAATGTGACTTCCCGTTGGTTAG GTACAAGATACACATTAAGGTAAAAGACAACGGAGGGAAGACAACTTTGGTTCTTTTTAATGGGGTTGCGGAAAAGTTGCTCGATACTTTGGCTTCTAAGTTGGTAAATCAAATATCCAAAGGTGATACACATGTTCCATCTCTAATTGAGAGCCTCTGCGGCAAGGATTTTGTATTCAAGCTTAAATTGACCAACTTCAATTTGAAAAAGGGGctagaaaattatattgttaCACAAGTGTTTGTGCCGGATGAAGAATTGGAATTGCAACACCGCATTAACAAAGAGAAAAAG aaaaaactcaaaatggaAGCGATGCAGAACTCACATGTGCAAAAGTCAGGAGGTTCACACACCAACTCAGAAGAACATCCGGACGACGGGGAAGGGACTTCCAATAGCAACACAAGAGTTTATGCAAGAAGGCTGATAAAGAAAAGGAAGCACTTGATACACCTCGATGGAGAAAGTGATGGAGACACATAA
- the LOC125848086 gene encoding uncharacterized protein ycf20, translated as MTHSLALTSTALIRYGIGPKFGALPRENKPSRSSSRLFRIQAVQDNGGGPRRLIDIIRIVPEISRNYFKTPSRRALFGGISLLGGFYVAQTISLSFGALGVNDVIAAVVCVLITEYVTRFYYTRPKVTFPIALLNNFKMGFTYGLFIDAFKLAS; from the coding sequence ATGACTCATTCTCTAGCTTTAACTTCTACAGCCCTAATTCGATACGGCATTGGTCCAAAATTTGGGGCTTTACCTAGGGAAAATAAGCCATCGAGATCATCTTCAAGATTATTCAGAATTCAAGCTGTGCAAGATAATGGAGGAGGGCCTCGGAGGCTGATTGATATTATTCGGATAGTTCCAGAGATTTCGAGAAATTATTTCAAAACTCCTTCACGGAGGGCACTTTTTGGAGGTATATCATTACTGGGTGGATTTTATGTGGCGCAGACAATTTCTCTATCTTTTGGAGCTTTAGGAGTGAATGATGTGATTGCTGCCGTTGTGTGTGTCTTAATTACTGAGTATGTGACGCGATTCTACTACACTCGGCCTAAGGTGACTTTTCCGATTGCTCTTTTGAACAACTTCAAGATGGGTTTTACCTATGGTCTGTTCATCGATGCCTTCAAACTTGCCAGCTGA
- the LOC125847365 gene encoding uncharacterized protein LOC125847365, producing MDTNVLAASKDPKDLQQTPAQSRTAYLDANVHAASMDTKDLKQTQYRKLAIDANQLSCMDPTTHTKNPGHSKYTYIILTLASFIGFLTLTPFPEFKSPLKS from the exons ATGGACACAaatgtattggctgcttctaagGACCCAAAGGATTTACAACAAACCCCCGCCCAATCCAG GACTGCTTACCTAGACGCAAATGTACACGCTGCTTCTATGGACACAAAGGATTTAAAACAAACCCAATACAG GAAGCTCGCTATTGATGCAAATCAACTGTCTTGTATGGACCCAACAACACATACAAAAAACCCCGGCCACTCCAAGTATACATACATAATTTTAACCCTTGCATCATTCATTGGATTTCTCACCCTCACACCCTTCCCTGAATTTAAATCACCTCTTAAATCGTAA